A window of the Clupea harengus chromosome 8, Ch_v2.0.2, whole genome shotgun sequence genome harbors these coding sequences:
- the pdlim4 gene encoding PDZ and LIM domain protein 4 isoform X2, giving the protein MEAQNRIKACKDQLVLDISRSENKAWSPAVIEDGKTSPYSVSSEPDSQGFRPITSGYVQKQTQHVGLNNGNSKPSSAQYNNPAGLYSSNPANPANGANGANGANGANSVNAAHSAYSNGDRAMNKHMASLSLVSPDSPEPRVHSPSSGNGFDIESDVYKMLQDPEEPVSAPKQSGSFRYLQGILEAEDGAVSPTERGMRGMRSPVRSPLPKLGGLAQGPMPSLQKLPQCTRCGNGIVGTIVKARDKLYHPECFMCDDCGLNLKQKGYFFIEENLYCETHAMARVQPPEGYDVVAVYPNSKVELV; this is encoded by the exons GTCTGAAAACAAGGCCTGGTCTCCAGCTGTTATAGAGGATGGCAAGACAAGTCCGTACTCCGTCTCCTCGGAGCCCGATTCACAG GGCTTTCGCCCCATCACCAGTGGCTACGTCCAGAAGCAGACGCAGCACGTTGGACTCAACAATGGAAACTCCAAGCCTAGCAGTGCTCAGTACAATAACCCGGCTGGCCTGTACTCCAGCAACCCTGCCAACCCTGCCAACGGTGCCAACGGTGCCAACGGTGCCAACGGTGCCAACTCTGTCAACGCTGCCCACTCCGCCTACTCCAACGGTGACCGGGCAATGAACAAGCACATGGCCAGTCTCAGCCTGGTGTCGCCTGACAG TCCAGAACCCAGGGTCCACTCTCCCAGCAGTGGGAATGGCTTTGACATAGAGTCAGATGTCTACAAGATGCTCCAGGACCCAGAGGAGCCAGTGTCGGCTCCCAAACAGTCCGGATCTTTCCGTTACCTGCAGGGAATACTGGAGGCAGAGGATGGAG ctgtctctcccacagagagagggatgaggggcaTGCGCTCCCCTGTTCGATCCCCTTTGCCCAAACTGGGAGGTCTGGCTCAAGGACCGATGCCCAGCCTTCAGAAGCTCCCTCAGTGCACGCGCTGTGGCAACGGCATAGT gggGACGATTGTGAAGGCACGAGACAAGCTGTACCACCCCGAGTGCTTCATGTGTGACGACTGCGGCCTGAACCTGAAGCAGAAGGGCTACTTCTTCATCGAGGAAAACCTGTACTGCGAGACCCACGCCATGGCGCGGGTGCAGCCGCCCGAGGGCTACGACGTGGTGGCCGTCTACCCAAACTCCAAGGTGGAACTGGTCTAA